The nucleotide sequence TTGCAGTCTCTCATCCATGACGTCGGCAGGCACCTGTCCGTCCATTTCGGCCGCTGGCGTCCCGGGACGCGCGGAGTATTTGAACGAGTAAGCCTGCGCGTAGTTCACCGCCTCCACGATTTTGAGCGTGTCCTCGAACTCGGCATCGGTCTCGCCCGGAAAGCCGACGATGAAGTCGCCGGAAATCGCGATGTCCGGCCGCGCCTCGCGCACCCGTTCGATGATGGCGAGATAGCTGGCGGTCGTGTGGCTGCGGTTCATCGCCTTCAGCACCCGGTCGTTGCCCGACTGCACCGGCAGATGGAGGAAGGGCATGAGCTTCTCGACCTCGCCATGGGCACGGATCAGGCCCTCGGTCATGTCGTTGGGATGGCTGGTCGTGTAGCGGATGCGCTCCAGGCCCGGCAGGCGGTCGAGCGCCCGCGCGAGCCCGTCCAGGCCTTGCGTGCGGCCCTTCTCGTCCTCGCCTTCCCAAGCATTCACATTCTGGCCGAGCAGGGTGATTTCCCTGGCACCGTGGTCGACCAGCGCCTTCGCCTCATCCAGGATGGCAGCCCAGCTTCGCGAGACTTCAGCGCCGCGCGTATAGGGGACGACGCAATAGGTGCAGAATTTGTCGCAGCCTTCCTGAACCGTGAGGAAGGCGGTCGGCCCCTGCTTGCGGCGCGCGGGAAGAGCGGTGAACTTGGACTCGATCGGCATATCCGTGTCGAGCGCGCGCTCACCCGCCTTCGCCCGGGTCACCAGCTCCGGCAGGCGATGATAGGCCTGCGGCCCGACGACGATGTCGACGCTGGGCGCACGCCGCGGGATCTCCGCACCCTCGGCCTGCGCCACGCAGCCGGCGACCGCGATCATCGGGCGCGAGCCGTCCTCGCGCTTCAGGCGGCCGATGTCGGAATAGACCTTTTCCGCCGCCTTCTCGCGGATATGGCAGGTGTTGAGCACGACCAGATCGGCCTCGGCGCTCTCCGCGGCGGCGGACATGCCTTCGGCCTCGAGCAGCTCCGCCATGCGGGCGCCGTCATAGACGTTCATCTGGCAGCCGAAGGATTTGACGTGAAAAGTCTTGGGATTCCGATCGTTCATCGCGCGGCATATAGTGTGTTGCGCTCCTCGGCGGAAGCGTCGAGCGCCTGAATGATCTCAGCGCGCGCCGCTTCGGCCAAAGCCTTGCGATCGCTGACGTCGTGCGGATCGACCGGCTCGAGGAAGTGGAGCCTCACGGGGATGT is from Sphingosinicella humi and encodes:
- the miaB gene encoding tRNA (N6-isopentenyl adenosine(37)-C2)-methylthiotransferase MiaB, with protein sequence MNDRNPKTFHVKSFGCQMNVYDGARMAELLEAEGMSAAAESAEADLVVLNTCHIREKAAEKVYSDIGRLKREDGSRPMIAVAGCVAQAEGAEIPRRAPSVDIVVGPQAYHRLPELVTRAKAGERALDTDMPIESKFTALPARRKQGPTAFLTVQEGCDKFCTYCVVPYTRGAEVSRSWAAILDEAKALVDHGAREITLLGQNVNAWEGEDEKGRTQGLDGLARALDRLPGLERIRYTTSHPNDMTEGLIRAHGEVEKLMPFLHLPVQSGNDRVLKAMNRSHTTASYLAIIERVREARPDIAISGDFIVGFPGETDAEFEDTLKIVEAVNYAQAYSFKYSARPGTPAAEMDGQVPADVMDERLQRLQALLNEQQLAFNRATVGRRTSVLLERLGKKPGQLIGKSPWLQSVHLETDASLGDLVEVEIVSAGPNSLAGAQA